The Synechococcus sp. BL107 nucleotide sequence GTTTCTTCAAAGAGTCTTGTCGCGTCTGCGTGGATTCATTCCAAGAAAACAATCTACGTCGAGTAACTGAAAATCTATATTTCTTTTTGAGATTGTTGCTGATCAATCATTCTGGCAAATACTTGTTGGCAAGACCATCGCAGTGGCTTCCAGTATGCGGAACTTGATAACTGGTATAGAAGGTCTAATTGATCATAAAGATTGAGCTTCAAACAAGCCCAAGCTGCTGCAACCCTCGACTTCGTGTATTGAGGAGTGGTCTCTGCAAGAGCTGATCTTATCAAGTAACTTTTCTCGGAGAATTGTCTTAACCCTACAATGCAAGTGAGGTAATAGTGTGTCACATAGTCCGACCAGAGTCGTTCTTCCATGCTGTTGATGATCTGAAGACAATCCTCTGAATTAAGATTCATAAGACTCAATGCGGCTCCATATTGAATAGCTTCATCTCGATGACTAAGGCATCGCTCGATCTCCTCAGGATTAGGATCGCACTGCCATTCAGATCTAATCTTTAGATGTTTTGGATTGTCAGTTAAAAGAACTTCAAGTTGTGAATTGAAATTTTTTTGCTGTAGTGCACTCTGATCATCAATAATCTGAAAACAACTGTTCGCTCTTAGTGACATCGAGATCGGTGCATCTACCAAGCTCTGGATTCGATTTGGATCTCTCGCATCGCCTAGATCGATCACTGCTGAACGTCGTTTTCCTGCAGTGAGATTGAGTAACTGTGATTCGAGTAGATTTAAAAGTTCAGTTTTTCCATAGAGTTTGGCTTGATAAGCTCGTGCGGCTCCAGCGATCAAGGCTTGTTCATGATCACAAAGTTCCGCAATCAATTTTTCGGCTTTTGAATGTTGAATATTGAGTCTTGTATGAGCCTGAATCACTGCTCGAACCAAGGTACATTCCCCATTCAAAAGCGATAAGAGCAGATCTTTGTCTTTCTCACTTGGATCCCAATCGATGCGTACTAGGGCATTGATTGCATTAATTACGGCCTCCGTATCTGTACAGGTCAAAACATTAGTTAAGGCTGGAATTGCCCGTTTGTCCTTTCTCCTTCCTAAGGATTCGATAGCTTTTCTTCGTGTTATTCGATCGTATAATTCATCAATATTTAGTTTAGTTGTTGCTGTTAATAGTGCATCTAGAGATTCTTCGGTCTTGCTCAAGCCAAGTCGAGTGGCAGCGAAATAGCGATCTGCAGGCCTTTGAACAGTTGACGTTTGAGCCAATAATAGGGAGAGTGCCTCTTGCTCACTTATTCCCTGGACAAGAACATCAAATCGTTCAGCCATCTTTATTTTATAGGCTTATGAGAATATAAAACAATTGATATCCTTCTATTTGATTATCTACATATAATATTTGCTCTAAGCAGGTATTAGAAGCCTTCATTGAAGTTTTGCTCTTTTGCTTTCCTGCGCATCAAGTAGTCTTCATGGATCATATATACATTTTGCGTATATGCATATATGTAAGTTGCATAGATATGCAGAGGTCGTTCGTAGCTATTGATCAGGGCTTTTAATTGAGCCCAACTCATAGCTCTTGCAAACGAAGATATTGAT carries:
- a CDS encoding HEAT repeat domain-containing protein → MAERFDVLVQGISEQEALSLLLAQTSTVQRPADRYFAATRLGLSKTEESLDALLTATTKLNIDELYDRITRRKAIESLGRRKDKRAIPALTNVLTCTDTEAVINAINALVRIDWDPSEKDKDLLLSLLNGECTLVRAVIQAHTRLNIQHSKAEKLIAELCDHEQALIAGAARAYQAKLYGKTELLNLLESQLLNLTAGKRRSAVIDLGDARDPNRIQSLVDAPISMSLRANSCFQIIDDQSALQQKNFNSQLEVLLTDNPKHLKIRSEWQCDPNPEEIERCLSHRDEAIQYGAALSLMNLNSEDCLQIINSMEERLWSDYVTHYYLTCIVGLRQFSEKSYLIRSALAETTPQYTKSRVAAAWACLKLNLYDQLDLLYQLSSSAYWKPLRWSCQQVFARMIDQQQSQKEI